In the genome of Eschrichtius robustus isolate mEscRob2 chromosome 12, mEscRob2.pri, whole genome shotgun sequence, one region contains:
- the BRD2 gene encoding bromodomain-containing protein 2 isoform X1: protein MLQNVTPHSKLPGEGNAGLLGLGPEAAAPGKRIRKPSLLYEGFESPTMASVPALQLTPANPPPPEVSNPKKPGRVTNQLQYLHKVVMKALWKHQFAWPFRQPVDAVKLGLPDYHKIIKQPMDMGTIKRRLENNYYWAASECMQDFNTMFTNCYIYNKPTDDIVLMAQTLEKIFLQKVASMPQEEQELVVTIPKNSHKKGAKLAALQGSITSAHQVPAVSSVSHTALYTPPPEIPTTVLNIPHPSVISSPLLKSLHSAGPPLLAVSAAPPAQPLAKKKGVKRKADTTTPTPTAILAPGSPASPPGGLEPKAARLPPMRRESGRPIKPPRKDLPDSQQQHQSSKKGKLSEQLKHCNGILKELLSKKHAAYAWPFYKPVDASALGLHDYHDIIKHPMDLSTVKRKMENRDYRDAQEFAADVRLMFSNCYKYNPPDHDVVAMARKLQDVFEFRYAKMPDEPLEPGPLPVSTALPPGLAKSSSESSSEESSSESSSEEEEEEDEEDEEEEEESESSDSEEERAHRLAELQEQLRAVHEQLAALSQGPISKPKRKREKKEKKKKRKAEKHRGRAGVEEDDKGPRAPRPSQPKKSKKASGSGAGSAATLGPPGFGTSGGSSTKLPKKATKTAPPALPAGYDSEEEEESRPMSYDEKRQLSLDINKLPGEKLGRVVHIIQAREPSLRDSNPEEIEIDFETLKPSTLRELERYVLSCLRKKPRKPYTIKKPVGKTKEELALEKKRELEKRLQDVSGQLNSTKKPPKKVSEKTETSSAQQVAVSRLSASSSSSDSSSSSSSSSSSDTSDSDSG, encoded by the exons ATGCTCCAAAACGTGACTCCCCACAGCAA GCTCCCTGGGGAGGGGAATGCAGGGTTACTGGGGCTGGGCCCAGAGGCAGCAGCGCCTGGGAAAAGGATTCGAAAGCCCTCCCTGTTGTATGAGGGATTCGAGAGCCCCACAATGGCTTCAGTGCCGGCTTTGCAACTAACCCCTGCCAACCCACCACCCCCGGAGGTGTCCAATCCCAAAAAGCCAGGACGGGTTACCAACCAGTTGCAATACCTGCACAAGGTGGTGATGAAGGCTCTGTGGAAACATCAGTTTGCATGGCCCTTCCGGCAGCCTGTGGATGCTGTCAAACTGGGTCTGCCG gATTATCACAAAATTATAAAGCAGCCTATGGATATGGGAACTATTAAGAGGAGACTTGAAAACAACTATTACTGGGCTGCCTCAGAGTGTATGCAGGATTTCAATACCATGTTCACCAACTGTTACATCTACAACAAG CCTACTGATGATATTGTCCTGATGGCACAAACGCTGGAAAAGATCTTTCTACAGAAGGTGGCGTCAATGCCACAAGAGGAACAAGAGCTTGTGGTGACTATCCCTAAGAACAGCCACAAGAAAGGGGCCAAATTGGCAG cactccAGGGCAGTATCACCAGTGCCCATCAGGTGCCTGCTGTCTCTTCTGTGTCTCACACAGCCCTGTATACTCCACCACCTGAGATACCTACCACTGTCCTCAACATTCCCCACCCATCGGTCATCTCTTCGCCCCTTCTCAAGTCCTTGCACTCCGCTGGACCCCCGCTCCTTGCTGTCTCTGCagctcccccagcccagccccttgcCAAG AAAAAAGGGGTAAAGCGGAAAGCAGATACTACCACCCCTACACCTACAGCTATCCTGGCTCCTGGTTCCCCAGCTAGCCCTCCCGGGGGTCTTGAGCCTAAGGCAGCACGGCTTCCCCCTATGCGTAGAGAGAGTGGCCGCCCTATCAAGCCCCCACGCAAAGACTTGCCTGACTCTCAGCAACAGCACCAAAGCTCCAAGAAAGGAAAGCTGTCGGAACAGTTAAAACATTGCAATGGCATTTTGAAGGAATTACTGTCTAAGAAGCATGCTGCCTATGCCTGGCCTTTCTATAAACCAGTGGACGCTTCTGCTCTTGGCCTGCATGACTACCATGACATCATTAAGCACCCCATGGACCTCAGCACTGTCAAG CGGAAGATGGAGAATCGTGATTACCGGGATGCACAGGAGTTTGCTGCTGACGTGCGGCTTATGTTCTCCAACTGCTATAAGTACAATCCCCCAGACCATGATGTTGTGGCCATGGCACGAAAGTTACAG GATGTATTTGAGTTCCGTTATGCCAAGATGCCAGATGAACCACTGGAACCAGGGCCTTTACCAGTCTCTACTGCTTTGCCCCCTGGCTTGGCCAAATCATCTTCAGAGTCCTCCAGCGAGGAAAGTAGCAGTGAGAGCTcttctgaggaggaggaggaggaagatgaggaggatgaagaggaggaagaagagagtgaAAGCTCTGACTCTGAGGAAGAAAGGGCTCATCGCTTGGCTGAACTACAGGAAcag ctTCGAGCAGTACATGAACAGCTGGCTGCCCTGTCCCAAGGTCCAATATCCAAGCCCAAgcgaaagagagaaaaaaaagagaaaaagaagaaacggAAGGCAGAGAAGCATCGAGGCCGAGCCGGGGTTGAGGAAGATGACAAAGGGCCTCGGGCACCTCGCCCATCTCAGCCCAAGAAGTCCAAGAAAGCGAGTGGCAGTGGGGCTGGCAGCGCTGCTACACTAGGCCCTCCTGGCTTTGGAACTTCTGGAGGAAGTAGCACCAA ACTCCCCAAAAAGGCCACAAAGACAGCCCCACCTGCCCTGCCTGCAGGCTATGAttcagaggaggaggaagaaagcagGCCCATGAGTTATGACGAGAAGCGGCAGTTGAGCCTGGACATCAACAAGTTGCCCGGGGAGAAACTGGGTCGAGTTGTACACATAATTCAAGCCAGGGAGCCCTCTTTACGTGACTCAAACCCAGAAGAAATTGAGATTGATTTTGAAACACTCAAGCCATCCACGCTTAGAGAGCTTGAACGCTATGTCCTTTCCTGCCTACGAAAGAAACCTCGGAAGCCCTATA ctATTAAGAAACCTGTGGGAAAGACAAAGGAGGAACTGGCTTTGGAGAAGAAGCGGGAACTAGAAAAGCGGTTACAAGATGTTAGTGGGCAGCTCAATTCTACCAAAAAGCCACCCAAGAAAG TGAGTGAGAAAACGGAGACCTCATCAGCACAGCAGGTAGCAGTGTCCCGCCTCAGTGCTTCCAGCTCCAGCTCAGATTCCAGCTCCTCTTCTTCATCTTCCTCTTCTTCAGACACCAGTGATTCAGACTCAGGCTAA
- the BRD2 gene encoding bromodomain-containing protein 2 isoform X2 → MLQNVTPHSKLPGEGNAGLLGLGPEAAAPGKRIRKPSLLYEGFESPTMASVPALQLTPANPPPPEVSNPKKPGRVTNQLQYLHKVVMKALWKHQFAWPFRQPVDAVKLGLPDYHKIIKQPMDMGTIKRRLENNYYWAASECMQDFNTMFTNCYIYNKPTDDIVLMAQTLEKIFLQKVASMPQEEQELVVTIPKNSHKKGAKLAALYTPPPEIPTTVLNIPHPSVISSPLLKSLHSAGPPLLAVSAAPPAQPLAKKKGVKRKADTTTPTPTAILAPGSPASPPGGLEPKAARLPPMRRESGRPIKPPRKDLPDSQQQHQSSKKGKLSEQLKHCNGILKELLSKKHAAYAWPFYKPVDASALGLHDYHDIIKHPMDLSTVKRKMENRDYRDAQEFAADVRLMFSNCYKYNPPDHDVVAMARKLQDVFEFRYAKMPDEPLEPGPLPVSTALPPGLAKSSSESSSEESSSESSSEEEEEEDEEDEEEEEESESSDSEEERAHRLAELQEQLRAVHEQLAALSQGPISKPKRKREKKEKKKKRKAEKHRGRAGVEEDDKGPRAPRPSQPKKSKKASGSGAGSAATLGPPGFGTSGGSSTKLPKKATKTAPPALPAGYDSEEEEESRPMSYDEKRQLSLDINKLPGEKLGRVVHIIQAREPSLRDSNPEEIEIDFETLKPSTLRELERYVLSCLRKKPRKPYTIKKPVGKTKEELALEKKRELEKRLQDVSGQLNSTKKPPKKVSEKTETSSAQQVAVSRLSASSSSSDSSSSSSSSSSSDTSDSDSG, encoded by the exons ATGCTCCAAAACGTGACTCCCCACAGCAA GCTCCCTGGGGAGGGGAATGCAGGGTTACTGGGGCTGGGCCCAGAGGCAGCAGCGCCTGGGAAAAGGATTCGAAAGCCCTCCCTGTTGTATGAGGGATTCGAGAGCCCCACAATGGCTTCAGTGCCGGCTTTGCAACTAACCCCTGCCAACCCACCACCCCCGGAGGTGTCCAATCCCAAAAAGCCAGGACGGGTTACCAACCAGTTGCAATACCTGCACAAGGTGGTGATGAAGGCTCTGTGGAAACATCAGTTTGCATGGCCCTTCCGGCAGCCTGTGGATGCTGTCAAACTGGGTCTGCCG gATTATCACAAAATTATAAAGCAGCCTATGGATATGGGAACTATTAAGAGGAGACTTGAAAACAACTATTACTGGGCTGCCTCAGAGTGTATGCAGGATTTCAATACCATGTTCACCAACTGTTACATCTACAACAAG CCTACTGATGATATTGTCCTGATGGCACAAACGCTGGAAAAGATCTTTCTACAGAAGGTGGCGTCAATGCCACAAGAGGAACAAGAGCTTGTGGTGACTATCCCTAAGAACAGCCACAAGAAAGGGGCCAAATTGGCAG CCCTGTATACTCCACCACCTGAGATACCTACCACTGTCCTCAACATTCCCCACCCATCGGTCATCTCTTCGCCCCTTCTCAAGTCCTTGCACTCCGCTGGACCCCCGCTCCTTGCTGTCTCTGCagctcccccagcccagccccttgcCAAG AAAAAAGGGGTAAAGCGGAAAGCAGATACTACCACCCCTACACCTACAGCTATCCTGGCTCCTGGTTCCCCAGCTAGCCCTCCCGGGGGTCTTGAGCCTAAGGCAGCACGGCTTCCCCCTATGCGTAGAGAGAGTGGCCGCCCTATCAAGCCCCCACGCAAAGACTTGCCTGACTCTCAGCAACAGCACCAAAGCTCCAAGAAAGGAAAGCTGTCGGAACAGTTAAAACATTGCAATGGCATTTTGAAGGAATTACTGTCTAAGAAGCATGCTGCCTATGCCTGGCCTTTCTATAAACCAGTGGACGCTTCTGCTCTTGGCCTGCATGACTACCATGACATCATTAAGCACCCCATGGACCTCAGCACTGTCAAG CGGAAGATGGAGAATCGTGATTACCGGGATGCACAGGAGTTTGCTGCTGACGTGCGGCTTATGTTCTCCAACTGCTATAAGTACAATCCCCCAGACCATGATGTTGTGGCCATGGCACGAAAGTTACAG GATGTATTTGAGTTCCGTTATGCCAAGATGCCAGATGAACCACTGGAACCAGGGCCTTTACCAGTCTCTACTGCTTTGCCCCCTGGCTTGGCCAAATCATCTTCAGAGTCCTCCAGCGAGGAAAGTAGCAGTGAGAGCTcttctgaggaggaggaggaggaagatgaggaggatgaagaggaggaagaagagagtgaAAGCTCTGACTCTGAGGAAGAAAGGGCTCATCGCTTGGCTGAACTACAGGAAcag ctTCGAGCAGTACATGAACAGCTGGCTGCCCTGTCCCAAGGTCCAATATCCAAGCCCAAgcgaaagagagaaaaaaaagagaaaaagaagaaacggAAGGCAGAGAAGCATCGAGGCCGAGCCGGGGTTGAGGAAGATGACAAAGGGCCTCGGGCACCTCGCCCATCTCAGCCCAAGAAGTCCAAGAAAGCGAGTGGCAGTGGGGCTGGCAGCGCTGCTACACTAGGCCCTCCTGGCTTTGGAACTTCTGGAGGAAGTAGCACCAA ACTCCCCAAAAAGGCCACAAAGACAGCCCCACCTGCCCTGCCTGCAGGCTATGAttcagaggaggaggaagaaagcagGCCCATGAGTTATGACGAGAAGCGGCAGTTGAGCCTGGACATCAACAAGTTGCCCGGGGAGAAACTGGGTCGAGTTGTACACATAATTCAAGCCAGGGAGCCCTCTTTACGTGACTCAAACCCAGAAGAAATTGAGATTGATTTTGAAACACTCAAGCCATCCACGCTTAGAGAGCTTGAACGCTATGTCCTTTCCTGCCTACGAAAGAAACCTCGGAAGCCCTATA ctATTAAGAAACCTGTGGGAAAGACAAAGGAGGAACTGGCTTTGGAGAAGAAGCGGGAACTAGAAAAGCGGTTACAAGATGTTAGTGGGCAGCTCAATTCTACCAAAAAGCCACCCAAGAAAG TGAGTGAGAAAACGGAGACCTCATCAGCACAGCAGGTAGCAGTGTCCCGCCTCAGTGCTTCCAGCTCCAGCTCAGATTCCAGCTCCTCTTCTTCATCTTCCTCTTCTTCAGACACCAGTGATTCAGACTCAGGCTAA
- the BRD2 gene encoding bromodomain-containing protein 2 isoform X5 has protein sequence MLQNVTPHSKLPGEGNAGLLGLGPEAAAPGKRIRKPSLLYEGFESPTMASVPALQLTPANPPPPEVSNPKKPGRVTNQLQYLHKVVMKALWKHQFAWPFRQPVDAVKLGLPDYHKIIKQPMDMGTIKRRLENNYYWAASECMQDFNTMFTNCYIYNKPTDDIVLMAQTLEKIFLQKVASMPQEEQELVVTIPKNSHKKGAKLAALQGSITSAHQVPAVSSVSHTALYTPPPEIPTTVLNIPHPSVISSPLLKSLHSAGPPLLAVSAAPPAQPLAKKKGVKRKADTTTPTPTAILAPGSPASPPGGLEPKAARLPPMRRESGRPIKPPRKDLPDSQQQHQSSKKGKLSEQLKHCNGILKELLSKKHAAYAWPFYKPVDASALGLHDYHDIIKHPMDLSTVKRKMENRDYRDAQEFAADVRLMFSNCYKYNPPDHDVVAMARKLQDVFEFRYAKMPDEPLEPGPLPVSTALPPGLAKSSSESSSEESSSESSSEEEEEEDEEDEEEEEESESSDSEEERAHRLAELQEQLRAVHEQLAALSQGPISKPKRKREKKEKKKKRKAEKHRGRAGVEEDDKGPRAPRPSQPKKSKKASGSGAGSAATLGPPGFGTSGGSSTNY, from the exons ATGCTCCAAAACGTGACTCCCCACAGCAA GCTCCCTGGGGAGGGGAATGCAGGGTTACTGGGGCTGGGCCCAGAGGCAGCAGCGCCTGGGAAAAGGATTCGAAAGCCCTCCCTGTTGTATGAGGGATTCGAGAGCCCCACAATGGCTTCAGTGCCGGCTTTGCAACTAACCCCTGCCAACCCACCACCCCCGGAGGTGTCCAATCCCAAAAAGCCAGGACGGGTTACCAACCAGTTGCAATACCTGCACAAGGTGGTGATGAAGGCTCTGTGGAAACATCAGTTTGCATGGCCCTTCCGGCAGCCTGTGGATGCTGTCAAACTGGGTCTGCCG gATTATCACAAAATTATAAAGCAGCCTATGGATATGGGAACTATTAAGAGGAGACTTGAAAACAACTATTACTGGGCTGCCTCAGAGTGTATGCAGGATTTCAATACCATGTTCACCAACTGTTACATCTACAACAAG CCTACTGATGATATTGTCCTGATGGCACAAACGCTGGAAAAGATCTTTCTACAGAAGGTGGCGTCAATGCCACAAGAGGAACAAGAGCTTGTGGTGACTATCCCTAAGAACAGCCACAAGAAAGGGGCCAAATTGGCAG cactccAGGGCAGTATCACCAGTGCCCATCAGGTGCCTGCTGTCTCTTCTGTGTCTCACACAGCCCTGTATACTCCACCACCTGAGATACCTACCACTGTCCTCAACATTCCCCACCCATCGGTCATCTCTTCGCCCCTTCTCAAGTCCTTGCACTCCGCTGGACCCCCGCTCCTTGCTGTCTCTGCagctcccccagcccagccccttgcCAAG AAAAAAGGGGTAAAGCGGAAAGCAGATACTACCACCCCTACACCTACAGCTATCCTGGCTCCTGGTTCCCCAGCTAGCCCTCCCGGGGGTCTTGAGCCTAAGGCAGCACGGCTTCCCCCTATGCGTAGAGAGAGTGGCCGCCCTATCAAGCCCCCACGCAAAGACTTGCCTGACTCTCAGCAACAGCACCAAAGCTCCAAGAAAGGAAAGCTGTCGGAACAGTTAAAACATTGCAATGGCATTTTGAAGGAATTACTGTCTAAGAAGCATGCTGCCTATGCCTGGCCTTTCTATAAACCAGTGGACGCTTCTGCTCTTGGCCTGCATGACTACCATGACATCATTAAGCACCCCATGGACCTCAGCACTGTCAAG CGGAAGATGGAGAATCGTGATTACCGGGATGCACAGGAGTTTGCTGCTGACGTGCGGCTTATGTTCTCCAACTGCTATAAGTACAATCCCCCAGACCATGATGTTGTGGCCATGGCACGAAAGTTACAG GATGTATTTGAGTTCCGTTATGCCAAGATGCCAGATGAACCACTGGAACCAGGGCCTTTACCAGTCTCTACTGCTTTGCCCCCTGGCTTGGCCAAATCATCTTCAGAGTCCTCCAGCGAGGAAAGTAGCAGTGAGAGCTcttctgaggaggaggaggaggaagatgaggaggatgaagaggaggaagaagagagtgaAAGCTCTGACTCTGAGGAAGAAAGGGCTCATCGCTTGGCTGAACTACAGGAAcag ctTCGAGCAGTACATGAACAGCTGGCTGCCCTGTCCCAAGGTCCAATATCCAAGCCCAAgcgaaagagagaaaaaaaagagaaaaagaagaaacggAAGGCAGAGAAGCATCGAGGCCGAGCCGGGGTTGAGGAAGATGACAAAGGGCCTCGGGCACCTCGCCCATCTCAGCCCAAGAAGTCCAAGAAAGCGAGTGGCAGTGGGGCTGGCAGCGCTGCTACACTAGGCCCTCCTGGCTTTGGAACTTCTGGAGGAAGTAGCACCAA ctATTAA
- the BRD2 gene encoding bromodomain-containing protein 2 isoform X3, translated as MASVPALQLTPANPPPPEVSNPKKPGRVTNQLQYLHKVVMKALWKHQFAWPFRQPVDAVKLGLPDYHKIIKQPMDMGTIKRRLENNYYWAASECMQDFNTMFTNCYIYNKPTDDIVLMAQTLEKIFLQKVASMPQEEQELVVTIPKNSHKKGAKLAALQGSITSAHQVPAVSSVSHTALYTPPPEIPTTVLNIPHPSVISSPLLKSLHSAGPPLLAVSAAPPAQPLAKKKGVKRKADTTTPTPTAILAPGSPASPPGGLEPKAARLPPMRRESGRPIKPPRKDLPDSQQQHQSSKKGKLSEQLKHCNGILKELLSKKHAAYAWPFYKPVDASALGLHDYHDIIKHPMDLSTVKRKMENRDYRDAQEFAADVRLMFSNCYKYNPPDHDVVAMARKLQDVFEFRYAKMPDEPLEPGPLPVSTALPPGLAKSSSESSSEESSSESSSEEEEEEDEEDEEEEEESESSDSEEERAHRLAELQEQLRAVHEQLAALSQGPISKPKRKREKKEKKKKRKAEKHRGRAGVEEDDKGPRAPRPSQPKKSKKASGSGAGSAATLGPPGFGTSGGSSTKLPKKATKTAPPALPAGYDSEEEEESRPMSYDEKRQLSLDINKLPGEKLGRVVHIIQAREPSLRDSNPEEIEIDFETLKPSTLRELERYVLSCLRKKPRKPYTIKKPVGKTKEELALEKKRELEKRLQDVSGQLNSTKKPPKKVSEKTETSSAQQVAVSRLSASSSSSDSSSSSSSSSSSDTSDSDSG; from the exons ATGGCTTCAGTGCCGGCTTTGCAACTAACCCCTGCCAACCCACCACCCCCGGAGGTGTCCAATCCCAAAAAGCCAGGACGGGTTACCAACCAGTTGCAATACCTGCACAAGGTGGTGATGAAGGCTCTGTGGAAACATCAGTTTGCATGGCCCTTCCGGCAGCCTGTGGATGCTGTCAAACTGGGTCTGCCG gATTATCACAAAATTATAAAGCAGCCTATGGATATGGGAACTATTAAGAGGAGACTTGAAAACAACTATTACTGGGCTGCCTCAGAGTGTATGCAGGATTTCAATACCATGTTCACCAACTGTTACATCTACAACAAG CCTACTGATGATATTGTCCTGATGGCACAAACGCTGGAAAAGATCTTTCTACAGAAGGTGGCGTCAATGCCACAAGAGGAACAAGAGCTTGTGGTGACTATCCCTAAGAACAGCCACAAGAAAGGGGCCAAATTGGCAG cactccAGGGCAGTATCACCAGTGCCCATCAGGTGCCTGCTGTCTCTTCTGTGTCTCACACAGCCCTGTATACTCCACCACCTGAGATACCTACCACTGTCCTCAACATTCCCCACCCATCGGTCATCTCTTCGCCCCTTCTCAAGTCCTTGCACTCCGCTGGACCCCCGCTCCTTGCTGTCTCTGCagctcccccagcccagccccttgcCAAG AAAAAAGGGGTAAAGCGGAAAGCAGATACTACCACCCCTACACCTACAGCTATCCTGGCTCCTGGTTCCCCAGCTAGCCCTCCCGGGGGTCTTGAGCCTAAGGCAGCACGGCTTCCCCCTATGCGTAGAGAGAGTGGCCGCCCTATCAAGCCCCCACGCAAAGACTTGCCTGACTCTCAGCAACAGCACCAAAGCTCCAAGAAAGGAAAGCTGTCGGAACAGTTAAAACATTGCAATGGCATTTTGAAGGAATTACTGTCTAAGAAGCATGCTGCCTATGCCTGGCCTTTCTATAAACCAGTGGACGCTTCTGCTCTTGGCCTGCATGACTACCATGACATCATTAAGCACCCCATGGACCTCAGCACTGTCAAG CGGAAGATGGAGAATCGTGATTACCGGGATGCACAGGAGTTTGCTGCTGACGTGCGGCTTATGTTCTCCAACTGCTATAAGTACAATCCCCCAGACCATGATGTTGTGGCCATGGCACGAAAGTTACAG GATGTATTTGAGTTCCGTTATGCCAAGATGCCAGATGAACCACTGGAACCAGGGCCTTTACCAGTCTCTACTGCTTTGCCCCCTGGCTTGGCCAAATCATCTTCAGAGTCCTCCAGCGAGGAAAGTAGCAGTGAGAGCTcttctgaggaggaggaggaggaagatgaggaggatgaagaggaggaagaagagagtgaAAGCTCTGACTCTGAGGAAGAAAGGGCTCATCGCTTGGCTGAACTACAGGAAcag ctTCGAGCAGTACATGAACAGCTGGCTGCCCTGTCCCAAGGTCCAATATCCAAGCCCAAgcgaaagagagaaaaaaaagagaaaaagaagaaacggAAGGCAGAGAAGCATCGAGGCCGAGCCGGGGTTGAGGAAGATGACAAAGGGCCTCGGGCACCTCGCCCATCTCAGCCCAAGAAGTCCAAGAAAGCGAGTGGCAGTGGGGCTGGCAGCGCTGCTACACTAGGCCCTCCTGGCTTTGGAACTTCTGGAGGAAGTAGCACCAA ACTCCCCAAAAAGGCCACAAAGACAGCCCCACCTGCCCTGCCTGCAGGCTATGAttcagaggaggaggaagaaagcagGCCCATGAGTTATGACGAGAAGCGGCAGTTGAGCCTGGACATCAACAAGTTGCCCGGGGAGAAACTGGGTCGAGTTGTACACATAATTCAAGCCAGGGAGCCCTCTTTACGTGACTCAAACCCAGAAGAAATTGAGATTGATTTTGAAACACTCAAGCCATCCACGCTTAGAGAGCTTGAACGCTATGTCCTTTCCTGCCTACGAAAGAAACCTCGGAAGCCCTATA ctATTAAGAAACCTGTGGGAAAGACAAAGGAGGAACTGGCTTTGGAGAAGAAGCGGGAACTAGAAAAGCGGTTACAAGATGTTAGTGGGCAGCTCAATTCTACCAAAAAGCCACCCAAGAAAG TGAGTGAGAAAACGGAGACCTCATCAGCACAGCAGGTAGCAGTGTCCCGCCTCAGTGCTTCCAGCTCCAGCTCAGATTCCAGCTCCTCTTCTTCATCTTCCTCTTCTTCAGACACCAGTGATTCAGACTCAGGCTAA
- the BRD2 gene encoding bromodomain-containing protein 2 isoform X4 yields MDMGTIKRRLENNYYWAASECMQDFNTMFTNCYIYNKPTDDIVLMAQTLEKIFLQKVASMPQEEQELVVTIPKNSHKKGAKLAALQGSITSAHQVPAVSSVSHTALYTPPPEIPTTVLNIPHPSVISSPLLKSLHSAGPPLLAVSAAPPAQPLAKKKGVKRKADTTTPTPTAILAPGSPASPPGGLEPKAARLPPMRRESGRPIKPPRKDLPDSQQQHQSSKKGKLSEQLKHCNGILKELLSKKHAAYAWPFYKPVDASALGLHDYHDIIKHPMDLSTVKRKMENRDYRDAQEFAADVRLMFSNCYKYNPPDHDVVAMARKLQDVFEFRYAKMPDEPLEPGPLPVSTALPPGLAKSSSESSSEESSSESSSEEEEEEDEEDEEEEEESESSDSEEERAHRLAELQEQLRAVHEQLAALSQGPISKPKRKREKKEKKKKRKAEKHRGRAGVEEDDKGPRAPRPSQPKKSKKASGSGAGSAATLGPPGFGTSGGSSTKLPKKATKTAPPALPAGYDSEEEEESRPMSYDEKRQLSLDINKLPGEKLGRVVHIIQAREPSLRDSNPEEIEIDFETLKPSTLRELERYVLSCLRKKPRKPYTIKKPVGKTKEELALEKKRELEKRLQDVSGQLNSTKKPPKKVSEKTETSSAQQVAVSRLSASSSSSDSSSSSSSSSSSDTSDSDSG; encoded by the exons ATGGATATGGGAACTATTAAGAGGAGACTTGAAAACAACTATTACTGGGCTGCCTCAGAGTGTATGCAGGATTTCAATACCATGTTCACCAACTGTTACATCTACAACAAG CCTACTGATGATATTGTCCTGATGGCACAAACGCTGGAAAAGATCTTTCTACAGAAGGTGGCGTCAATGCCACAAGAGGAACAAGAGCTTGTGGTGACTATCCCTAAGAACAGCCACAAGAAAGGGGCCAAATTGGCAG cactccAGGGCAGTATCACCAGTGCCCATCAGGTGCCTGCTGTCTCTTCTGTGTCTCACACAGCCCTGTATACTCCACCACCTGAGATACCTACCACTGTCCTCAACATTCCCCACCCATCGGTCATCTCTTCGCCCCTTCTCAAGTCCTTGCACTCCGCTGGACCCCCGCTCCTTGCTGTCTCTGCagctcccccagcccagccccttgcCAAG AAAAAAGGGGTAAAGCGGAAAGCAGATACTACCACCCCTACACCTACAGCTATCCTGGCTCCTGGTTCCCCAGCTAGCCCTCCCGGGGGTCTTGAGCCTAAGGCAGCACGGCTTCCCCCTATGCGTAGAGAGAGTGGCCGCCCTATCAAGCCCCCACGCAAAGACTTGCCTGACTCTCAGCAACAGCACCAAAGCTCCAAGAAAGGAAAGCTGTCGGAACAGTTAAAACATTGCAATGGCATTTTGAAGGAATTACTGTCTAAGAAGCATGCTGCCTATGCCTGGCCTTTCTATAAACCAGTGGACGCTTCTGCTCTTGGCCTGCATGACTACCATGACATCATTAAGCACCCCATGGACCTCAGCACTGTCAAG CGGAAGATGGAGAATCGTGATTACCGGGATGCACAGGAGTTTGCTGCTGACGTGCGGCTTATGTTCTCCAACTGCTATAAGTACAATCCCCCAGACCATGATGTTGTGGCCATGGCACGAAAGTTACAG GATGTATTTGAGTTCCGTTATGCCAAGATGCCAGATGAACCACTGGAACCAGGGCCTTTACCAGTCTCTACTGCTTTGCCCCCTGGCTTGGCCAAATCATCTTCAGAGTCCTCCAGCGAGGAAAGTAGCAGTGAGAGCTcttctgaggaggaggaggaggaagatgaggaggatgaagaggaggaagaagagagtgaAAGCTCTGACTCTGAGGAAGAAAGGGCTCATCGCTTGGCTGAACTACAGGAAcag ctTCGAGCAGTACATGAACAGCTGGCTGCCCTGTCCCAAGGTCCAATATCCAAGCCCAAgcgaaagagagaaaaaaaagagaaaaagaagaaacggAAGGCAGAGAAGCATCGAGGCCGAGCCGGGGTTGAGGAAGATGACAAAGGGCCTCGGGCACCTCGCCCATCTCAGCCCAAGAAGTCCAAGAAAGCGAGTGGCAGTGGGGCTGGCAGCGCTGCTACACTAGGCCCTCCTGGCTTTGGAACTTCTGGAGGAAGTAGCACCAA ACTCCCCAAAAAGGCCACAAAGACAGCCCCACCTGCCCTGCCTGCAGGCTATGAttcagaggaggaggaagaaagcagGCCCATGAGTTATGACGAGAAGCGGCAGTTGAGCCTGGACATCAACAAGTTGCCCGGGGAGAAACTGGGTCGAGTTGTACACATAATTCAAGCCAGGGAGCCCTCTTTACGTGACTCAAACCCAGAAGAAATTGAGATTGATTTTGAAACACTCAAGCCATCCACGCTTAGAGAGCTTGAACGCTATGTCCTTTCCTGCCTACGAAAGAAACCTCGGAAGCCCTATA ctATTAAGAAACCTGTGGGAAAGACAAAGGAGGAACTGGCTTTGGAGAAGAAGCGGGAACTAGAAAAGCGGTTACAAGATGTTAGTGGGCAGCTCAATTCTACCAAAAAGCCACCCAAGAAAG TGAGTGAGAAAACGGAGACCTCATCAGCACAGCAGGTAGCAGTGTCCCGCCTCAGTGCTTCCAGCTCCAGCTCAGATTCCAGCTCCTCTTCTTCATCTTCCTCTTCTTCAGACACCAGTGATTCAGACTCAGGCTAA